One window of the Tachyglossus aculeatus isolate mTacAcu1 chromosome 12 unlocalized genomic scaffold, mTacAcu1.pri SUPER_6_unloc_4, whole genome shotgun sequence genome contains the following:
- the LOC119921694 gene encoding olfactory receptor 10AG1-like has product MGFSNTPKFQSFLFATFLVIYMMILMGNSLIVLITKTDRALHTPMYFFLRNLSFLEVGYTSMTLPRMLANLWTQSRTIPFLACATQMYFFLMFGVAECFLLAVKAYDRYVAICNPLQYSIIMDDKACLQMAAGSWIGGIPVQIGQTYQIFSLPFCESNKLNHFFCDVPPVLELAYGDTAMNELSVYAEALLFVTAPFLLILVSYIQIISTILKLPSTTGKHKAFSTCSSHLIVVTSFFGSAIIAYLRPKSSHSANMDKFLSLFYTIVTPILNPMIYSLRNKELTVALKKFLSQLF; this is encoded by the coding sequence ATGGGATTCTCCAACACTCCCAAATTTCAGAGTTTTCTTTTTGCAACATTCTTAGTCATTTACATGATGATCCTGATGGGAAATAGCTTAATCGTTTTAATAACCAAAACCGATCGAgctctccacacccctatgtatttTTTCCTTAGGAATTTGTCTTTCTTAGAAGTGGGTTACACTTCCATGACTCTCCCCAGAATGCTGGCAAACCTTTGGACACAAAGTAGAACAATTCCTTTCTTAGCCTGTGCCACTCAGATGTATTTCTTTCTTATGTTTGGAGTCGCGGAGTGCTTCCTCCTGGCTGTGAAGGCCTACgatcgctacgtggccatctgtaacCCCCTACAATATTCAATCATCATGGATGACAAGGCATGTCTCCAGATGGCAGCTGGTTCCTGGATCggtggcattccagtccagataggGCAGACGTATCagatattctcccttcccttctgtgaaTCCAACAAGCtgaaccattttttctgtgatgtccCACCGGTACTTGAACTGGCCTATGGGGACACAGCTATGAATGAACTTTCAGTTTATGCTGAAGCTCTGCTCTTTGTAACAGCCCCATTTCTCTTGATACTCGTGTCCTACATCCAAATCATCTCCACCATCCTGAAATTACCTTCAACCACGGGGAaacacaaagccttctccacctgttcttcccacctcaTAGTTGTCACCTCATTCTTTGGATCTGCTATCATCGCATATCTACGGCCCAAGTCAAGCCACTCAGCGAATATGGATAAATTTCTGTCTCTGTTCTACACCATTGTAAcaccaatcttaaaccccatgaTATACAGTCTGAGAAACAAGGAGCTGACTGTTGCCCTGAAAAAGTTTCTGTCACAATTATTCTAA